From Cydia splendana chromosome 4, ilCydSple1.2, whole genome shotgun sequence, one genomic window encodes:
- the LOC134790230 gene encoding cytochrome P450 6j1-like, whose product MWLYIALALFALVYYVFTSLKYDHWEKKGVPTASGNERFFGHFKPIILVKKHLIEVYEAMYKEFPDAPLIGYYMMCVPALIVKDMDIIKTILISEFSSFNFNGFTIDKNVDPVASVHPFVLKGEEWKSARAQVTPSLSLAKLKGYLPSILKVGDEMVKYVKKNCVGTAEFEAGKLSMLYATDVIGNAFYGIENNSFENKDSLLSMLTNEIHFETTVFENIKQFFQRMPIINKFSQQGKFASQKLTDVMVAIMRKVIKERSATGEKRNDLIQLLLAQKENDTKGVYTDEYMSGQMFVMIVDLYETASNTLAVTLYLLSKHPEIQERLRSEVKAIKSKNNGEFTIEDIEGAKYLDMVYNESFRMFSFFLSRECTSDCYVPMPGSEPFKITKGTPIVIPAGAIHKDPKYYPDPDKFDPERFTEEEVANRPRFAFMPFGDGPKKCIGARLVTLHIKAAIIKILDNFKLTPSPKTKYPFEIDQHYILTFRPKGGTWVNFEPITQ is encoded by the exons ATGTGGTTATATATAGCACTAGCGTTGTTTGCCCTTGTATATTATGTGTTTACAAGTCTCAAATATGATCATTGGGAGAAAAAAGGAGTGCCCACAGCGTCCGGAAATGAAAGGTTTTTTGGACACTTTAAGCCTATTATACTGGTGAAAAAACATTTGATCGAAGTTTATGAAGCTATGTACAA AGAATTTCCTGACGCACCATTGATCGGGTACTATATGATGTGCGTCCCCGCATTGATCGTAAAGGACATGGATATCATCAAAACGATTCTCATATCGGAATTCTCTAGTTTCAACTTCAATGGATTTACG atAGACAAAAACGTAGATCCAGTGGCTTCTGTGCACCCGTTCGTTCTCAAAGGCGAGGAATGGAAGTCTGCTCGGGCTCAAGTAACCCCGTCTTTGAGTTTAGCCAAGCTGAAGGGCTATTTGCCAAGTATACTGAAAGTGGGAGACGAAATGGTTAAATATGTGAAGAAAAACTGCGTTGGAACAGCCGAATTCGAAGCTGGCAAA TTATCCATGTTGTACGCCACAGATGTCATAGGAAATGCCTTTTATGGTATTGAAAATAATTCGTTTGAGAATAAGGACTCACTGTTGTCTATGTTAACAAATGAGATACATTTTGAGACCACAGTTTTCGAGAacattaaacagttttttcaaCGTATGCCgattataaataagttttcCCAACAAGGTAA ATTTGCTTCACAAAAACTCACGGACGTGATGGTGGCGATCATGCGCAAGGTAATAAAGGAAAGATCGGCGACTGGTGAAAAGCGAAATGATCTCATTCAACTTCTTCTGGCACAGAAGGAAAACGATACCAAAggag tgTACACAGATGAGTACATGAGCGGACAAATGTTCGTAATGATTGTGGATTTGTATGAGACTGCTAGCAATACTTTGGCGGTTACGTTATATCTA CTCTCAAAACACCCAGAAATTCAGGAGAGACTCCGATCTGAGGTCAAAGCAATCAAATCAAAAAACAATGGCGAATTCACAATTGAAGATATCGAAGGTGCCAAATACCTCGATATGGTGTATAATG AATCATTTCGGATGTTCAGCTTCTTCCTATCTAGAGAATGTACCAGCGACTGCTACGTGCCCATGCCAGGATCTGAACCCTTCAAGATCACCAAGGGTACACCCATAGTTATACCAGCAGGAGCCATCCATAAAGATCCCAAATATTACCCGGACCCGGACAAGTTTGACCCGGAAAGGTTTACAGAAGAGGAGGTGGCTAATAGACCGAGGTTTGCTTTTATGCCTTTTGGAGATGGACCGAAGAAGTGCATAG GTGCTCGCCTTGTCACATTGCACATAAAAGCGGCGATTATCAAGATCCTCGACAACTTCAAGTTGACACCTTCTCCAAAAACCAAATACCCCTTCGAGATCGATCAGCACTACATCCTTACTTTCCGGCCTAAAGGTGGCACTTGGGTGAATTTCGAACCGATTACTCAATAA
- the LOC134790093 gene encoding cytochrome P450 6j1-like isoform X1, translated as MWLYIALGLVALALYVFQSCKYDYWEKKGIPTASGNEWFFGHFKPLILVKKHMNEVIDDIYKEFPNAPLVGYYVMGQPGLLVRDLDMIKTILVSEFSSFNSNGFEIDKKADRLASAHPFVLKGDEWKSARAQVTPSLSLVKLKGYLPSVLKVGDEMVKYVKKNCIGATEVDVQDLARMYCTDVVGNAIYGIENNTFENGDSLVSCITREIRFERDVSDNILLFFQRCPVIRSFYPARFTSPKLQDVVVTVTRKVIKERIASGEKRNDLIQLLLTQKESDTQGVFTDEYISAQVFTIIGDLYDSASNFISIILTILSRHPEIQEKLRSEIKEVKSRNDGNFTVEDIEGAKYLEMVFNETFRLFSFFIPRQCNSDCTIPVPGSEPIRITKGTQIAIPACSIHKDPKYYPDPEKFDPERFSQEEVAKRPKFTYMPFGEGPKKCIGNRIVTLHIKAAIIKILDNFKLTSSSKTKYPFDIDPRHTFTIRPKGDVWVTFDPIH; from the exons ATGTGGCTTTATATAGCACTAGGATTGGTCGCCCTTGCATTATATGTGTTTCAAAGTTGCAAATATGATTATTGGGAGAAAAAAGGAATACCCACAGCGTCGGGAAACGAATGGTTTTTTGGACACTTCAAGCCTCTTATACTGGTGAAGAAACACATGAACGAAGTAATTGACGAtatttataa AGAATTTCCCAATGCGCCGTTGGTTGGCTACTACGTTATGGGCCAACCAGGGTTGTTGGTGAGAGATTTGGACATGATAAAAACGATTCTCGTCTCTGAATTCTCCAGTTTCAATTCCAATGGATTTGAG ATTGATAAGAAAGCCGATCGTCTCGCCTCCGCGCATCCATTCGTTCTCAAAGGTGACGAATGGAAGTCTGCCCGAGCTCAAGTGACCCCATCCCTGAGTCTCGTCAAACTGAAAGGCTATTTGCCCAGCGTACTCAAAGTGGGCGACGAAATGGTAAAATACGTCAAGAAGAACTGCATTGGAGCAACCGAGGTGGATGTTCAAGAC CTAGCTAGGATGTATTGCACCGATGTAGTAGGGAATGCAATTTATGGAATAGAAAACAATACGTTTGAGAATGGGGACTCATTAGTCTCCTGTATAACAAGAGAAATTCGTTTTGAAAGAGATGTTTCGGATAATATCTTACTCTTTTTTCAACGGTGTCCTGTTATACGTTCATTTTATCCGGCAAG atTTACTTCTCCAAAATTACAAGATGTGGTAGTAACCGTAACACGTAAGGTAATAAAGGAACGGATTGCAAGTGGTGAGAAGCGAAATGATCTCATACAACTGCTTTTGACGCAGAAGGAAAGCGATACACAAGGAg TTTTTACAGATGAGTATATTAGCGCACAGGTCTTCACAATCATTGGGGACTTATACGACTCAGCaagcaactttatttcaatcaTTTTAACTATT CTTTCTAGACATCCCGAAATTCAGGAAAAATTACGCAGTGAGATAAAAGAAGTAAAATCAAGGAATGATGGCAATTTCACCGTAGAAGATATTGAAGGCGCAAAATATCTTGAGATGGTTTTCAATG AAACCTTCCGACTGTTCAGCTTTTTCATACCTAGACAATGTAACAGTGACTGTACTATACCAGTCCCAGGGTCTGAGCCTATTAGGATCACTAAGGGTACACAAATCGCTATACCTGCATGCAGCATTCATAAAGACCCCAAATACTACCCGGATCCGGAGAAGTTTGACCCGGAGAGGTTCAGTCAAGAAGAAGTAGCTAAGAGACCAAAGTTCACTTATATGCCGTTTGGTGAGGGACCTAAGAAATGTATAG gTAATCGCATCGTGACGTTGCATATAAAAGCGGCGATTATCAAGATCCTCGACAATTTCAAGCTAACATCTTcatcaaaaacaaaatatcCCTTCGATATTGATCcgcgccatacatttactattcGCCCTAAAGGTGATGTGTGGGTGACCTTCGACCCTATACATTGA
- the LOC134790093 gene encoding cytochrome P450 6j1-like isoform X2 gives MWLYIALGLVALALYVFQSCKYDYWEKKGIPTASGNEWFFGHFKPLILVKKHMNEVIDDIYKEFPNAPLVGYYVMGQPGLLIDKKADRLASAHPFVLKGDEWKSARAQVTPSLSLVKLKGYLPSVLKVGDEMVKYVKKNCIGATEVDVQDLARMYCTDVVGNAIYGIENNTFENGDSLVSCITREIRFERDVSDNILLFFQRCPVIRSFYPARFTSPKLQDVVVTVTRKVIKERIASGEKRNDLIQLLLTQKESDTQGVFTDEYISAQVFTIIGDLYDSASNFISIILTILSRHPEIQEKLRSEIKEVKSRNDGNFTVEDIEGAKYLEMVFNETFRLFSFFIPRQCNSDCTIPVPGSEPIRITKGTQIAIPACSIHKDPKYYPDPEKFDPERFSQEEVAKRPKFTYMPFGEGPKKCIGNRIVTLHIKAAIIKILDNFKLTSSSKTKYPFDIDPRHTFTIRPKGDVWVTFDPIH, from the exons ATGTGGCTTTATATAGCACTAGGATTGGTCGCCCTTGCATTATATGTGTTTCAAAGTTGCAAATATGATTATTGGGAGAAAAAAGGAATACCCACAGCGTCGGGAAACGAATGGTTTTTTGGACACTTCAAGCCTCTTATACTGGTGAAGAAACACATGAACGAAGTAATTGACGAtatttataa AGAATTTCCCAATGCGCCGTTGGTTGGCTACTACGTTATGGGCCAACCAGGGTTGTTG ATTGATAAGAAAGCCGATCGTCTCGCCTCCGCGCATCCATTCGTTCTCAAAGGTGACGAATGGAAGTCTGCCCGAGCTCAAGTGACCCCATCCCTGAGTCTCGTCAAACTGAAAGGCTATTTGCCCAGCGTACTCAAAGTGGGCGACGAAATGGTAAAATACGTCAAGAAGAACTGCATTGGAGCAACCGAGGTGGATGTTCAAGAC CTAGCTAGGATGTATTGCACCGATGTAGTAGGGAATGCAATTTATGGAATAGAAAACAATACGTTTGAGAATGGGGACTCATTAGTCTCCTGTATAACAAGAGAAATTCGTTTTGAAAGAGATGTTTCGGATAATATCTTACTCTTTTTTCAACGGTGTCCTGTTATACGTTCATTTTATCCGGCAAG atTTACTTCTCCAAAATTACAAGATGTGGTAGTAACCGTAACACGTAAGGTAATAAAGGAACGGATTGCAAGTGGTGAGAAGCGAAATGATCTCATACAACTGCTTTTGACGCAGAAGGAAAGCGATACACAAGGAg TTTTTACAGATGAGTATATTAGCGCACAGGTCTTCACAATCATTGGGGACTTATACGACTCAGCaagcaactttatttcaatcaTTTTAACTATT CTTTCTAGACATCCCGAAATTCAGGAAAAATTACGCAGTGAGATAAAAGAAGTAAAATCAAGGAATGATGGCAATTTCACCGTAGAAGATATTGAAGGCGCAAAATATCTTGAGATGGTTTTCAATG AAACCTTCCGACTGTTCAGCTTTTTCATACCTAGACAATGTAACAGTGACTGTACTATACCAGTCCCAGGGTCTGAGCCTATTAGGATCACTAAGGGTACACAAATCGCTATACCTGCATGCAGCATTCATAAAGACCCCAAATACTACCCGGATCCGGAGAAGTTTGACCCGGAGAGGTTCAGTCAAGAAGAAGTAGCTAAGAGACCAAAGTTCACTTATATGCCGTTTGGTGAGGGACCTAAGAAATGTATAG gTAATCGCATCGTGACGTTGCATATAAAAGCGGCGATTATCAAGATCCTCGACAATTTCAAGCTAACATCTTcatcaaaaacaaaatatcCCTTCGATATTGATCcgcgccatacatttactattcGCCCTAAAGGTGATGTGTGGGTGACCTTCGACCCTATACATTGA
- the LOC134790095 gene encoding cytochrome P450 6j1-like: YFIFQLSIHPEIQERLRSEIKDIKARNKGEFTAEDIEGAKYLEMVYNELFRLFNFFLSRECTSDCLVPVPGSEPFKITKGTSVVIPVACIQKDPKYYPDPEKFDPERFTEQEVAKRPKFTYMPFGDGPKKCIGARMVTLHIKIALIKILDNFRLTPSPKTKYPFEIDPRFTLTLRPKGGSWVNFEPIN, encoded by the exons TACTTTATATTCCAGCTTTCAATACACCCTGAAATCCAGGAAAGACTCCGATCTGAAATCAAAGATATAAAAGCAAGAAACAAAGGCGAATTCACCGCTGAAGATATTGAGGGCGCAAAATATCTTGAAATGGTGTATAATG AATTGTTCCGGCTGTTCAACTTTTTCCTCTCTCGCGAATGTACCAGTGACTGCCTCGTGCCTGTGCCTGGATCTGAACCTTTCAAGATCACCAAGGGTACATCCGTCGTTATACCAGTAGCCTGTATCCAAAAGGACCCCAAATACTACCCGGATCCGGAAAAGTTTGACCCGGAGAGGTTTACTGAACAAGAGGTGGCTAAGAGACCGAAGTTTACATATATGCCGTTTGGAGATGGACCTAAAAAGTGCATAG GTGCTCGCATGGTTACACTACATATAAAGATAGCGCTTATCAAGATCCTCGACAACTTCAGGTTGACACCATCACCTAAAACGAAGTATCCATTTGAGATAGACCCGCGATTTACGCTTACCCTTCGTCCTAAAGGCGGTTCTTGGGTTAATTTTGAACCAATTAATTAG